The following are encoded together in the Lactuca sativa cultivar Salinas chromosome 1, Lsat_Salinas_v11, whole genome shotgun sequence genome:
- the LOC111916744 gene encoding probable calcium-binding protein CML46, which produces MNFSICVSNYHLMKDHKIGLTSSLSSIAAGMTSRDIWLTRLRSFKYFVEWVMLLRDLYSLLEGPTRWFFCTMHSTISAVILAVAFHQTIHFSHDKIGEEKLLEVDVGIIMERLFMVPDDEDIKIITSVEEITSLFHENEPTFDELKEAFGVFDTNNDGFIDANELQLVLSKFGYPCISESECRRMIDGYDVDKDEKISSKEFLKLIEDAFQ; this is translated from the coding sequence atgaatttctcTATCTGTGTTTCCAATTATCATCTTATGAAAGATCATAAGATCGGGCTAACATCGTCTCTTTCATCAATAGCAGCAGGTATGACCTCAAGGGATATCTGGCTTACCCGTCTAAGATCATTCAAATACTTTGTAGAGTGGGTAATGCTACTACGTGATTTGTATTCCCTGTTGGAGGGACCCACGCGGTGGTTTTTCTGTACTATGCATTCCACCATTTCTGCAGTAATTCTAGCTGTTGCCTTCCACCAAACCATCCATTTTAGCCATGATAAAATTGGAGAAGAGAAGTTGTTAGAAGTAGATGTGGGGATAATTATGGAAAGATTGTTTATGGTGCCCGATGATGAAGATATAAAAATAATTACTAGCGTAGAGGAGATAACAAGTTTGTTCCATGAGAACGAGCCAACCTTCGATGAACTGAAGGAAGCATTTGGGGTGTTCGATACAAACAATGATGGGTTCATAGATGCAAATGAGTTGCAACTTGTGCTTTCCAAATTTGGATATCCATGCATATCAGAAAGTGAGTGTAGACGGATGATTGATGGGTATGATGTTGATAAAGATGAGAAGATTAGTTCCAAAGAGTTTTTGAAGCTCATTGAAGATGCTTTTCAGTGA